TCCTTAAAACTCATTTTCCCGTATTTGGAGATGCATAAATCTAACGTATCTTTATCATATTGTGAAAGATAATCCATATCCGGTTCACGTTTGGATAATAGATAGTAATCTACGACATAAACATCGTCTTTCATTTTTGAAAGAACACTTTTTTGCCCCTGTATTGTACTATACAAGATTGTTGGTACTGGTCCATGGGGAAGAGCACAAAATTTATCCGCTATCATCAGTTGTCCCCAGTCAACCAAACTTCGTTGATTGGCAAAATATAATATCTTGAACAGATGATAATAGTCCATACCCCCAGTTTTATTAAGGATATAAAGCACTATTTCTATAATTCTTTGTTGTTCAAATTTTGTCATTTTGTTTAGGGTTCTTGGTTACTTATTTATGTGAATGCGTATTCAAATATATGCATTCTAATGCAAAGTTAACAATTTCATTTGAGAATCAAATCACAAAATAGTTAAAAGAATACGTTGATTGTTGATCGTATAATCACTTTTAAAAATTATTATTATATTTGCAATGCGTTGGGTTATACTTATTAAAATTAGAATTAATCAGAGGATTAAGATATAGAAAGCTGTGTAGGTCATAACCCCCTGCATGGCTTTCGCCTTTTTATCTCCGCATGAAGAAGTGCGGTACGTCCTCGAACGAAAAGACTTTATTATGAAAACGAACCAAATTATGATTCGCCCAATGGGTGATTTTAAAGTAATTCAGAGAACTAAAGATGCGTTTTTCAATGCTACAAATTTATTGAAACAGTGGAATCAATTGAAAGGTATGAAGAAGGAAGTTAATGACTACTTCGGCTTAGCTTCCACTAAAGAGTTCATTTACACTATAATGGAAAGAGAAAATTATGATAGGGGTAATTACCCCTATCATAAATCAAGGGCAAATAAGGGGGATAATGCGGGTACCTGGATGCATCCACTACTTTTTATTGATTTTGCAATGTGGATAAATCCGTCTTTTAAATATGATGTTCTCAAATTTGTCTATGATGAAATGATAAAATTCCGCAATCTTGCTGGTGATGCATACCCATCCATGTGTAAAGCGGTCAGTTCTATTTTGCCAGATGACCTATTCAAACAAAAAGTCAAGGACTTGGCCAAGTCTCTAAACATCATAGTCTACGGTAAGCATGAATCAGAAATGCGTAATAAAATTGGCGATGAAGCTAAAATTCGTGAATTGTATGAGTTGGAATTACAGATAGCCCAATGGATAGATTTAGGTTTTATCAAAGACTATAATAGCCTTAAATCCACATTGACTAAATTGTATTACCGGAAATATCCTAATGTTCTTCCCATCTAAAATATAGGGATATTGGGTAGTTGATATAAATAAAGGGGTGCCAAATGCATCCCTTATATTCATCTATACATTGCGGTACAGCTTATAAATAAGGCAATAACAGAAACGATAAGAGAAAGTATCTCGGCTGTTATTTCTAAGACATTCAGGCTCAAAATTCCTCTTTTACATAATTGAAAGGGCCATAAATTATACGGACAGAATATTCAAATCCAGCATTTTTTGCTAATTCTTCGTCATAATTTATAATGTCTATATGGACAGCCCCTTCATATCCCCCTTCTAAAAACGATTTCCAACGACCGTTCCATAATGGGGATACACCTCCAACGTATAAGTCGAATCCATGGTCATCCTTAAAAGAAGATAAATCGTATTTTTTAGATAAAAGATTTCTCATCTCTTCTTGTTTGTCAATGGCTTCTTTTTTCGTTTTTGCATTTAGGATAAATATGCAAGCATTAAAATAGCTATTAATACCGTCTGATTGAAAAAGGAAATATACGGAGTTAAAATCTACACCTGCATATTTTATGCTTTTAAAGACTATGTGTTTATTGTCGGAAAGATAATCTTCTGTCCCATATTTGTTTCTTAATACAGGTAGGGCTTTTTCTCTGGAAATTCCAAAAGGTATTCCACCAATAGTTGTTATTTGCTCTTTT
The nucleotide sequence above comes from Bacteroides caccae. Encoded proteins:
- a CDS encoding Panacea domain-containing protein; translated protein: MTKFEQQRIIEIVLYILNKTGGMDYYHLFKILYFANQRSLVDWGQLMIADKFCALPHGPVPTILYSTIQGQKSVLSKMKDDVYVVDYYLLSKREPDMDYLSQYDKDTLDLCISKYGKMSFKELERTSHTTCWQKARDKKGNHVIDPGDIALDGGANDELVKYINDSIAFDETFGN
- a CDS encoding KilA-N domain-containing protein; its protein translation is MKTNQIMIRPMGDFKVIQRTKDAFFNATNLLKQWNQLKGMKKEVNDYFGLASTKEFIYTIMERENYDRGNYPYHKSRANKGDNAGTWMHPLLFIDFAMWINPSFKYDVLKFVYDEMIKFRNLAGDAYPSMCKAVSSILPDDLFKQKVKDLAKSLNIIVYGKHESEMRNKIGDEAKIRELYELELQIAQWIDLGFIKDYNSLKSTLTKLYYRKYPNVLPI